In Mangifera indica cultivar Alphonso chromosome 1, CATAS_Mindica_2.1, whole genome shotgun sequence, a single genomic region encodes these proteins:
- the LOC123226998 gene encoding uncharacterized protein LOC123226998, which produces MEGRKPTASSSSYSFTNELFGSKDSSSSRIFGSIFSSPPKVLGRESLRSESMEKKHEPWNNKPGVPGDASKSSATESEGTPNKDFSSLYQEQRVQPCHLSSSIYYGGQDIYSQPQNSQGPGINSVLKKDGEDDSGSASRGNWWQGSLYY; this is translated from the exons atggaaGGACGAAAGCCaactgcttcttcttcttcttattcatTTACAAATGAGTTGTTCGGTTCCAAGGACTCTTCTTCTTCGAGAATTTTTGGCTCCATCTTTTCATCTCCTCCTAAG GTATTAGGAAGGGAGTCTCTGCGTTCTGAATCAATGGAGAAAAAGCATGAGCCCTGGAACAACAAACCTGGAGTTCCTG GTGATGCCTCTAAAAGTAGTGCAACTGAGAGTGAAGGCACACCAAATAAGGACTTCAGTTCCTTGTATCAGGAACAAAGAGTACAGCCCTGTCATCTGAGTTCTTCAATCTATTATGGTGGCCAAGACATCTATTCTCAGCCGCAGAATTCTCAGGGCCCTGGAATTAACTCTGTG TTAAAAAAAGATGGAGAAGATGATTCGGGAAGTGCTTCCAGAGGAAATTGGTGGCAAG GATCTCTCTATTATTAA
- the LOC123227018 gene encoding uncharacterized protein LOC123227018 gives MAVSVKFICLLGLLVVILNIAGLDAAGECGKSSPDDEAMMLAPCAMAAQDEKAPVSDSCCAEVKKIGQNPSCLCAVLLSNTAKASGIKPQIAITIPKRCNIENRPVGFKCGPYTLP, from the exons ATGGCGGTGTCGGTGAAATTCATCTGCCTGCTAGGACTGCTTGTAGTTATACTCAACATTGCTGGCCTTGATGCAGCTGGAGAATGCGGAAAGTCATCTCCAGATGATGAGGCAATGATGCTAGCTCCTTGTGCAATGGCAGCGCAAGACGAGAAAGCTCCGGTTTCAGACAGTTGCTGTGCCGAGGTGAAGAAAATTGGCCAGAACCCAAGCTGTCTCTGTGCTGTCTTGCTTTCTAACACTGCCAAGGCATCAGGAATTAAGCCCCAGATAGCCATTACCATCCCCAAGCGCTGCAACATTGAAAATCGTCCTGTGGGTTTCAAGTGTGGAC CTTACACACTTCCTTGA